In one Gallus gallus isolate bGalGal1 chromosome 20, bGalGal1.mat.broiler.GRCg7b, whole genome shotgun sequence genomic region, the following are encoded:
- the LOC121111956 gene encoding uncharacterized protein LOC121111956 isoform X1: MEPRVPRPAGTTATCSQTAGGGGLLQEGAIGESKDKRGRRSAAAGTALLGSSAALLCGEAQALGANAGCTAEDRCSGAPPAPHISTSIKLLLLVVVAAPCESLRQIPRSTRAPPAMRDEPGVGSQTGTGTPRRGVDAGQAAPWGGLTVRAAAHECLERGITQPPRATCGSRACNFALPQTERRGERAAAKTQGEPVLRDPRAQRRGARSTGQQTT; encoded by the exons ATGGAGCCCCGCGTCCCCCGCCCTGCCGGCACCACGGCCACGTGCTCACAGACAGCGGGAGGAGGCGGattgctgcaggaaggagccaTTGGGGAAAGCAAAGACAAACGCGGCCGGAGGAGCGCCGCAGCAGGAACTGCCCTGCTGGGGAGCTCCGCAGCGCTGCTCTGCGGTGAAGCCCAGGCTCTCGGAGCCAACGCCGGGTGCACCGCAGAGGATCGCTGCAGCGGAGCACCACCCGCACCCCACATCTCCACCAGCatcaaactgctgctgctggtggtggtggcggcCCCGTGCGAGAGCTTAAGGCAGATTCCCCGCAGCACGCGGGCTCCGCCAGCCATGCGGGATGAGCCCGGAGTGGGGTCCCAGACAGGCACGGGCACCCCACGCCGGGGCGTTGATGCCGGGCAGGCTGCCCCATGGGGTGGGCTCACGGTGAGGGCGGCCGCGCACGAATGTCTGGAGAGAGGAATAACGCAGCCTCCCCGCGCCACGTGCGGATCACGTGCGTGCAACTTCGCTCTGCCCCAAACCGAGCGGCGGGGAGAGCGCGCCGCAGCGAAAACGCAAGGAGAGCCGGTCCTGAGGGACCCCCGAGCCCAAAGGCGGGGAGCCCGCAGCACGGGGCAGCAG acGACCTGA
- the SOX12 gene encoding transcription factor SOX-12 yields MVQRAMRGRGSEGRREPCAPLPAHDAEPAWCKTPSGHIKRPMNAFMVWSQHERRKIMDQWPDMHNAEISKRLGRRWQLLHDSEKIPFVKEAERLRLKHMADYPDYKYRPRKKGKAGTATARPRLPVKIKPSVLGRVPAARRQPSKPPPEPCTAQRPPEPPAEDRPGTATWNAVPTGERGPAAAAGPEPCPESASPSPAPAGSPPSSLGSSDEELEEELLGALPARAPGGTACGAVDCSVLDKDLDLFPRGASSHFEFPDYCTPEVTEMIAGDWLMSSISDLVFTY; encoded by the coding sequence ATGGTGCAGCGAGCCATGCGGGGAAGGGGCTCGGAGGGGCGGCGGGAGCCCTGCGCCCCTCTGCCCGCCCACGACGCGGAGCCCGCCTGGTGCAAAACGCCCAGCGGGCACATCAAGCGGCCCATGAACGCCTTCATGGTGTGGTCGCAGCACGAGCGCCGCAAGATCATGGACCAGTGGCCCGACATGCACAACGCCGAGATCTCCAAGCGCCTGGGTCGGCgctggcagctcctgcacgACTCCGAGAAGATCCCCTTTGTGAAGGAGGCCGAGCGCCTGCGCCTCAAGCACATGGCCGACTACCCCGACTACAAATACCGCCCTCGGAAAAAGGGCAAAGCGGGCACCGCCACCGCCCGCCCGCGTCTCCCGGTGAAGATCAAACCCTCGGTGCTGGGCCGCGTCCCCGCCGCCCGCAGGCAGCCCTCCAAGCCGCCCCCCGAGCCGTGCACCGCGCAGCGCCCGCCGGAGCCGCCCGCCGAGGACCGCCCCGGCACGGCCACGTGGAACGCGGTGCCCACCGGcgagcgcggccccgcggccgccgccggccccgaGCCGTGCCCGGAGAGCGCGTCCCCGTCTCCCGCACCCGCCGGTTCGCCTCCGTCCTCCTTGGGCTCCTCGGACGAGGAGttggaggaggagctgctgggcgCGCTGCCCGCGCGGGCGCCGGGTGGCACAGCGTGCGGGGCTGTGGACTGCTCCGTCCTGGATAAGGACCTCGATCTCTTCCCGCGGGGCGCGTCGTCGCACTTCGAGTTCCCGGACTATTGCACGCCCGAGGTGACGGAGATGATCGCGGGGgactggctcatgtccagcatCTCGGACTTGGTCTTTACCTACTGA
- the C20orf96 gene encoding uncharacterized protein C20orf96 homolog isoform X4: MDAKGPGPSAAAEAKRRVGSTWQKAAAERKLAAHELVLPPITDGAKKKGQKNKSAVFVSSKTTPLVLKASPQEKYRTYTERKSALKEAELAEMLEEIRVTTHLTKLKTKAIEELKQCSDHLAKTNCWLMKDIQHTDDSTAKQARDLLHQYEVYQMIEAMTQTVSQNQLDMARAELQEMEKTMEKNVGKLQQQLDEVTSKVQVLQDELSTLRAYTEVQYLNQAMQIVLLLSNIQNLKKQQQDEIEQTEKMGQAILEELEKKAQLEQEEILQKVVEEVLLHQDGLKQMVINNHVLRREIIRQKEVHSRHRGGPPHPHGEDSAPPVPAALG, from the exons ATGGACGCGAAGGGCCCGGGCCCGAGTGCTGCGGCGGAGGCGAAGAGAAGG GTTGGCAGCACGTGGCAGAAGGCGGCGGCAGAGAGGAAACTCGCAGCCCACGAGTTGGTTTTGCCACCAATCACCGACGGAGCCAAGAAGAAAGGGCAGAAGAACAAGTCAG CTGTGTTTGTGTCCAGTAAAACAACCCCCTTGGTATTGAAGGCGTCACCCCAAGAGAAGTACAGAACATACACTGAGAGGAAATCGGCGCTCAAGGAGGCTGAATTAGCTGAAATGTTGGAGGAGATCAGAGTGACCACG CACCTGACCAAGCTGAAGACAAAAGCCATAGAGGAGCTGAAGCAGTGCAGTGACCACCTGGCCAAGACCAACTGCTGGCTGATGAAGGACATCCAGCACACTGACGATAGCACTGCCAAGCAAGCCAGAGACTTGCTACATCAGTATGAAGTGTATCAG ATGATCGAGGCAATGACACAGACCGTCAGTCAGAACCAGCTGGATATGGCAAGGGCAGAGCtccaggaaatggaaaaaacaatggaaaagaaTGTGGGAA AGCTACAGCAGCAACTGGATGAAGTCACATCAAAAGTACAGGTTCTCCAGGATGAGCTTAGCACCCTTCGGGCCTACACAGAGGTGCAGTATCTAAACCAAGCTATGCAGATAGTTCTTCTGCTGTCCAACATCCAGAACCTGAAGAAGCAACAGCAG GATGAGATAgagcagacagaaaaaatgGGACAGGCCATCCTggaggaactggaaaaaaaagcccagctAGAACAAGAGGAGATATTACAGAAAGTCGTGGAG GAGGTGTTGCTGCACCAGGATGGGCTGAAGCAAATGGTTATCAACAATCATGTTCTTCGACGTGAAATAATAAGACAAAAAGAG GTGCACTCCAGACACCGAGGTGGTCCTCCGCATCCCCACGGAGAAGACTCCGCTCCCCCGGTGCCCGCAGCGCTCGGATGA
- the C20orf96 gene encoding uncharacterized protein C20orf96 homolog isoform X1 — translation MDAKGPGPSAAAEAKRRVGSTWQKAAAERKLAAHELVLPPITDGAKKKGQKNKSAVFVSSKTTPLVLKASPQEKYRTYTERKSALKEAELAEMLEEIRVTTHLTKLKTKAIEELKQCSDHLAKTNCWLMKDIQHTDDSTAKQARDLLHQYEVYQMIEAMTQTVSQNQLDMARAELQEMEKTMEKNVGKLQQQLDEVTSKVQVLQDELSTLRAYTEVQYLNQAMQIVLLLSNIQNLKKQQQDEIEQTEKMGQAILEELEKKAQLEQEEILQKVVEEVLLHQDGLKQMVINNHVLRREIIRQKEIIKDLEEEISELKRSVQTLRQSARDPREMIFADVFLHRPKCTPDTEVVLRIPTEKTPLPRCPQRSDEEPTNAALPSPAALLPPGPARLL, via the exons ATGGACGCGAAGGGCCCGGGCCCGAGTGCTGCGGCGGAGGCGAAGAGAAGG GTTGGCAGCACGTGGCAGAAGGCGGCGGCAGAGAGGAAACTCGCAGCCCACGAGTTGGTTTTGCCACCAATCACCGACGGAGCCAAGAAGAAAGGGCAGAAGAACAAGTCAG CTGTGTTTGTGTCCAGTAAAACAACCCCCTTGGTATTGAAGGCGTCACCCCAAGAGAAGTACAGAACATACACTGAGAGGAAATCGGCGCTCAAGGAGGCTGAATTAGCTGAAATGTTGGAGGAGATCAGAGTGACCACG CACCTGACCAAGCTGAAGACAAAAGCCATAGAGGAGCTGAAGCAGTGCAGTGACCACCTGGCCAAGACCAACTGCTGGCTGATGAAGGACATCCAGCACACTGACGATAGCACTGCCAAGCAAGCCAGAGACTTGCTACATCAGTATGAAGTGTATCAG ATGATCGAGGCAATGACACAGACCGTCAGTCAGAACCAGCTGGATATGGCAAGGGCAGAGCtccaggaaatggaaaaaacaatggaaaagaaTGTGGGAA AGCTACAGCAGCAACTGGATGAAGTCACATCAAAAGTACAGGTTCTCCAGGATGAGCTTAGCACCCTTCGGGCCTACACAGAGGTGCAGTATCTAAACCAAGCTATGCAGATAGTTCTTCTGCTGTCCAACATCCAGAACCTGAAGAAGCAACAGCAG GATGAGATAgagcagacagaaaaaatgGGACAGGCCATCCTggaggaactggaaaaaaaagcccagctAGAACAAGAGGAGATATTACAGAAAGTCGTGGAG GAGGTGTTGCTGCACCAGGATGGGCTGAAGCAAATGGTTATCAACAATCATGTTCTTCGACGTGAAATAATAAGACAAAAAGAG ATTATTAAAGACCTGGAAGAGGAGATCAGCGAGCTGAAAAGAAGCGTCCAGACACTCCGCCAGAGTGCAAGAGACCCCAGAGAGATGATCTTTGCTGATGTTTTTCTCCACAGACCAAA GTGCACTCCAGACACCGAGGTGGTCCTCCGCATCCCCACGGAGAAGACTCCGCTCCCCCGGTGCCCGCAGCGCTCGGATGAGGAGCCGACCAATGCagccctcccttccccagcagcactcctTCCTCCCGGCCCCGCTCGGCTGCTGTGA
- the NRSN2 gene encoding neurensin-2 isoform X1, with translation MAPPGPMPTLQPSCSCSRGPSVAQGKWYGVRSYLHLFYEDCTGTGPDGDTDGSSPSHPHGVWPSIIWKVTLSAGTLFLLAGVAALSTGWLVPPGLEGIKEDKEEELVVLDMQAVRYNHVPGVCRLLGTALCITAAVLGAVGLLCWVLGRAWGGRQEEEQQQLSPILQSSPQGHMVPFGASQLHGVLLAGGARLGALLLLAQIQPGLNRIPPWIPCWHPDGRPRIPAVPRGLTASVPSPTCKAAVHHRPPPGPSLGHPSRGL, from the exons ATGGCCCCCCCAGGCCCGAtgcccaccctgcagccctcctgcagctgcagccgcGGCCCCAGCGTGGCACAGGGGAAGTGGTACGGGGTGCGCTCCTACCTccacctcttctatgaggacTGCACCGGGACTGGCCCTGATGGGGACACAGATGGGTCGTCACCTTCCCATCCCCACGGTGTATGGCCCTCCATTATCTGGAAG GTGACCCTCTCTGCGGGCACTCTGTTCCTGCTGGCGGGAGTGGCTGCCCTGAGCACCGGCTGGCTGGTGCCCCCCGGGCTGGAGGGCATCAAGGAAGACAAGGAAGAGGAGCTGGTGGTGCTGGACATGCAGGCCGTGCGCTATAACCACGTGCCGGGTGTGTGCCGGCTGCTGGGCACGGCGCTGTGCATCAcggctgcagtgctgggtgctgtggggctgctctgctgggtgctgggcagaGCTTGGGGGGGCCGCCaagaagaggagcagcagcagctgtcgcccatcctgcagagcagcccccaggGCCACATGGTGCCCTTCGGTGCCTCCCAGCTCCACGGTGTCCTCCTGGCAGGAGGTGCGAGGCTGggtgcactgctgctgctag CCCAGATCCAGCCTGGACTCAACCGGATCCCACCTTGGATCCCTTGCTGGCACCCAGATGGCCGACCCCGGATCCCAGCTGTGCCACGGGGACTCACTGCGTCAGTGCCATCCCCCACCTGCAAGGCTGCTGTGCACCATCGGCCACCGCCAGGTCCCAGCCTGGGACATCCCAGCAGAGGACTCTAG
- the C20orf96 gene encoding uncharacterized protein C20orf96 homolog isoform X5 gives MDAKGPGPSAAAEAKRRVGSTWQKAAAERKLAAHELVLPPITDGAKKKGQKNKSAVFVSSKTTPLVLKASPQEKYRTYTERKSALKEAELAEMLEEIRVTTMIEAMTQTVSQNQLDMARAELQEMEKTMEKNVGKLQQQLDEVTSKVQVLQDELSTLRAYTEDEIEQTEKMGQAILEELEKKAQLEQEEILQKVVEEVLLHQDGLKQMVINNHVLRREIIRQKEIIKDLEEEISELKRSVQTLRQSARDPREMIFADVFLHRPKCTPDTEVVLRIPTEKTPLPRCPQRSDEEPTNAALPSPAALLPPGPARLL, from the exons ATGGACGCGAAGGGCCCGGGCCCGAGTGCTGCGGCGGAGGCGAAGAGAAGG GTTGGCAGCACGTGGCAGAAGGCGGCGGCAGAGAGGAAACTCGCAGCCCACGAGTTGGTTTTGCCACCAATCACCGACGGAGCCAAGAAGAAAGGGCAGAAGAACAAGTCAG CTGTGTTTGTGTCCAGTAAAACAACCCCCTTGGTATTGAAGGCGTCACCCCAAGAGAAGTACAGAACATACACTGAGAGGAAATCGGCGCTCAAGGAGGCTGAATTAGCTGAAATGTTGGAGGAGATCAGAGTGACCACG ATGATCGAGGCAATGACACAGACCGTCAGTCAGAACCAGCTGGATATGGCAAGGGCAGAGCtccaggaaatggaaaaaacaatggaaaagaaTGTGGGAA AGCTACAGCAGCAACTGGATGAAGTCACATCAAAAGTACAGGTTCTCCAGGATGAGCTTAGCACCCTTCGGGCCTACACAGAG GATGAGATAgagcagacagaaaaaatgGGACAGGCCATCCTggaggaactggaaaaaaaagcccagctAGAACAAGAGGAGATATTACAGAAAGTCGTGGAG GAGGTGTTGCTGCACCAGGATGGGCTGAAGCAAATGGTTATCAACAATCATGTTCTTCGACGTGAAATAATAAGACAAAAAGAG ATTATTAAAGACCTGGAAGAGGAGATCAGCGAGCTGAAAAGAAGCGTCCAGACACTCCGCCAGAGTGCAAGAGACCCCAGAGAGATGATCTTTGCTGATGTTTTTCTCCACAGACCAAA GTGCACTCCAGACACCGAGGTGGTCCTCCGCATCCCCACGGAGAAGACTCCGCTCCCCCGGTGCCCGCAGCGCTCGGATGAGGAGCCGACCAATGCagccctcccttccccagcagcactcctTCCTCCCGGCCCCGCTCGGCTGCTGTGA
- the C20orf96 gene encoding uncharacterized protein C20orf96 homolog isoform X2: MDAKGPGPSAAAEAKRRVGSTWQKAAAERKLAAHELVLPPITDGAKKKGQKNKSAVFVSSKTTPLVLKASPQEKYRTYTERKSALKEAELAEMLEEIRVTTHLTKLKTKAIEELKQCSDHLAKTNCWLMKDIQHTDDSTAKQARDLLHQYEVYQMIEAMTQTVSQNQLDMARAELQEMEKTMEKNVGKLQQQLDEVTSKVQVLQDELSTLRAYTEDEIEQTEKMGQAILEELEKKAQLEQEEILQKVVEEVLLHQDGLKQMVINNHVLRREIIRQKEIIKDLEEEISELKRSVQTLRQSARDPREMIFADVFLHRPKCTPDTEVVLRIPTEKTPLPRCPQRSDEEPTNAALPSPAALLPPGPARLL; this comes from the exons ATGGACGCGAAGGGCCCGGGCCCGAGTGCTGCGGCGGAGGCGAAGAGAAGG GTTGGCAGCACGTGGCAGAAGGCGGCGGCAGAGAGGAAACTCGCAGCCCACGAGTTGGTTTTGCCACCAATCACCGACGGAGCCAAGAAGAAAGGGCAGAAGAACAAGTCAG CTGTGTTTGTGTCCAGTAAAACAACCCCCTTGGTATTGAAGGCGTCACCCCAAGAGAAGTACAGAACATACACTGAGAGGAAATCGGCGCTCAAGGAGGCTGAATTAGCTGAAATGTTGGAGGAGATCAGAGTGACCACG CACCTGACCAAGCTGAAGACAAAAGCCATAGAGGAGCTGAAGCAGTGCAGTGACCACCTGGCCAAGACCAACTGCTGGCTGATGAAGGACATCCAGCACACTGACGATAGCACTGCCAAGCAAGCCAGAGACTTGCTACATCAGTATGAAGTGTATCAG ATGATCGAGGCAATGACACAGACCGTCAGTCAGAACCAGCTGGATATGGCAAGGGCAGAGCtccaggaaatggaaaaaacaatggaaaagaaTGTGGGAA AGCTACAGCAGCAACTGGATGAAGTCACATCAAAAGTACAGGTTCTCCAGGATGAGCTTAGCACCCTTCGGGCCTACACAGAG GATGAGATAgagcagacagaaaaaatgGGACAGGCCATCCTggaggaactggaaaaaaaagcccagctAGAACAAGAGGAGATATTACAGAAAGTCGTGGAG GAGGTGTTGCTGCACCAGGATGGGCTGAAGCAAATGGTTATCAACAATCATGTTCTTCGACGTGAAATAATAAGACAAAAAGAG ATTATTAAAGACCTGGAAGAGGAGATCAGCGAGCTGAAAAGAAGCGTCCAGACACTCCGCCAGAGTGCAAGAGACCCCAGAGAGATGATCTTTGCTGATGTTTTTCTCCACAGACCAAA GTGCACTCCAGACACCGAGGTGGTCCTCCGCATCCCCACGGAGAAGACTCCGCTCCCCCGGTGCCCGCAGCGCTCGGATGAGGAGCCGACCAATGCagccctcccttccccagcagcactcctTCCTCCCGGCCCCGCTCGGCTGCTGTGA
- the REM1 gene encoding GTP-binding protein REM 1 yields MTLNTQPGSKSPLRRRASTPLPRVPGAAPRAQLGHPQLGQSSSEPAARAAAPRGSWSSESSASSSCWEHRVVLLGDPGVGKTSLANAFAGIQERDLLEQHGEAAYERTLLVDGEETTLLVLDTWEPERRGEESWRRSQCLQVGNAYVIVYSITDRSSFESASELRIHLRRARQAEDIPIILVGNKSDLVRCREVSIEEGRACAVVFDCKFIETSAALQHNVDELFEGVVRQLRLRREGKESASSHRRKESLTKRARRFLDRMVARNSSKVALKARSKSCHDLSVL; encoded by the exons ATGACCCTCAACACGCAGCCCGGGAGCAAAAGCCCACTGCGGAGGAGGGCCAGCACCCCTCTGCCGCGGGTACCGGGGGCCGCGCCTCGGGCTCAGCTCGGCCACCCCCAGCTCGGGCAGTCCTCGTCCGAACCGGCTGCCAGAGCCGCAGCACCGCGGGGCAGTTGGTCCTCCGAGTCCTCGgcctcttccagctgctgggagcaccgcgtggtgctgctgggagaccCCGGCGTGGGCAAGACCAGCCTGGCCAACGCCTTCGCTGGCATCCAGGAGCGggacctgctggagcagcacGGAG AAGCTGCCTATGAACGCACGCTGTTGGTGGATGGCGAGGAGACCACGCTGCTGGTGTTGGACACCTGGGAGCCGGAGCGGAGG GGCGAGGAGAGCTGGCGCCGCAGTCAGTGCCTGCAGGTGGGCAATGCCTACGTCATCGTCTACTCCATCACGGACCGCAGCAGCTTTGAGAGCGCCTCGGAGCTGCGTATCCATCTGCGCCGCGCGCGGCAGGCTGAGGACATCCCCATTATCCTAGTGGGGAACAAATCTGACCTGGTGCGCTGCCGCGAGGTCTCCATCGAAG AGGGCCGTGCCTGCGCTGTGGTTTTTGACTGCAAGTTCATCGAGACGTCGGCAGCCTTGCAGCATAACGTGGATGAGCTCTTCGAGGGGGTGGTGCGGCAGCTGCGCCTGCGCCGTGAGGGCAAAGAGTCTGCGTCCAGCCACCGGCGCAAGGAGAGCCTCACCAAGAGGGCCCGGCGCTTCCTCGACAGGATGGTGGCCAGGAACAGCAGCAAGGTGGCCCTCAAAGCCCGCTCCAAGTCGTGCCACGACCTTTCCGTGCTCTGA
- the C20orf96 gene encoding uncharacterized protein C20orf96 homolog isoform X3, translating to MDAKGPGPSAAAEAKRRVGSTWQKAAAERKLAAHELVLPPITDGAKKKGQKNKSAVFVSSKTTPLVLKASPQEKYRTYTERKSALKEAELAEMLEEIRVTTMIEAMTQTVSQNQLDMARAELQEMEKTMEKNVGKLQQQLDEVTSKVQVLQDELSTLRAYTEVQYLNQAMQIVLLLSNIQNLKKQQQDEIEQTEKMGQAILEELEKKAQLEQEEILQKVVEEVLLHQDGLKQMVINNHVLRREIIRQKEIIKDLEEEISELKRSVQTLRQSARDPREMIFADVFLHRPKCTPDTEVVLRIPTEKTPLPRCPQRSDEEPTNAALPSPAALLPPGPARLL from the exons ATGGACGCGAAGGGCCCGGGCCCGAGTGCTGCGGCGGAGGCGAAGAGAAGG GTTGGCAGCACGTGGCAGAAGGCGGCGGCAGAGAGGAAACTCGCAGCCCACGAGTTGGTTTTGCCACCAATCACCGACGGAGCCAAGAAGAAAGGGCAGAAGAACAAGTCAG CTGTGTTTGTGTCCAGTAAAACAACCCCCTTGGTATTGAAGGCGTCACCCCAAGAGAAGTACAGAACATACACTGAGAGGAAATCGGCGCTCAAGGAGGCTGAATTAGCTGAAATGTTGGAGGAGATCAGAGTGACCACG ATGATCGAGGCAATGACACAGACCGTCAGTCAGAACCAGCTGGATATGGCAAGGGCAGAGCtccaggaaatggaaaaaacaatggaaaagaaTGTGGGAA AGCTACAGCAGCAACTGGATGAAGTCACATCAAAAGTACAGGTTCTCCAGGATGAGCTTAGCACCCTTCGGGCCTACACAGAGGTGCAGTATCTAAACCAAGCTATGCAGATAGTTCTTCTGCTGTCCAACATCCAGAACCTGAAGAAGCAACAGCAG GATGAGATAgagcagacagaaaaaatgGGACAGGCCATCCTggaggaactggaaaaaaaagcccagctAGAACAAGAGGAGATATTACAGAAAGTCGTGGAG GAGGTGTTGCTGCACCAGGATGGGCTGAAGCAAATGGTTATCAACAATCATGTTCTTCGACGTGAAATAATAAGACAAAAAGAG ATTATTAAAGACCTGGAAGAGGAGATCAGCGAGCTGAAAAGAAGCGTCCAGACACTCCGCCAGAGTGCAAGAGACCCCAGAGAGATGATCTTTGCTGATGTTTTTCTCCACAGACCAAA GTGCACTCCAGACACCGAGGTGGTCCTCCGCATCCCCACGGAGAAGACTCCGCTCCCCCGGTGCCCGCAGCGCTCGGATGAGGAGCCGACCAATGCagccctcccttccccagcagcactcctTCCTCCCGGCCCCGCTCGGCTGCTGTGA